A part of Mycolicibacterium sp. TUM20985 genomic DNA contains:
- a CDS encoding amino acid permease gives MNLTRTKSVEQSIADTEESEHQLRKELGPVQLVVFGVGVILGTGIFVLTGEAAGEKAGPAIALSFVFSGIACALAALCYAEFASTVPVAGSAYTFSYASLGELTAWIIGWDLILELALGASTVAVGWSGYFVDLVSGAGIEIPGWAYGEGHNLIAAAVVLIITAVLCFGIKVSSQVNAVFVVIKVAIVLLVIIAGMFFIKMSNYSPFIPPSGSPAASGGEATPSLLQDLGMSPGAFGISGIFTGAALVFFAYIGFDIVATAAEETKNPQRDMPIGIFGSLGICTVLYVAVSLVVTGMVKYTDIKVDAPLAEAFRSVGHPAYATVISIGAIVGLTTVILVLMLGQSRVFFAMSRDRLLPPAFAKVNPRFGTPIRTTIVTGVVVALVSTFVPLTALAELVNIGTLFAFVLVAIGVLVLRRTRPDLKRAFRCPWVPVVPVLAVLAAVYLMLNLPAATWLRFLMWMALGVVVYFVHGRRSSRLATDPEYARSSAADGDNQPARSADHS, from the coding sequence ATGAACCTCACCCGGACGAAGAGCGTAGAACAGTCGATTGCCGACACCGAGGAGTCCGAACATCAGCTGCGCAAGGAGCTGGGTCCGGTGCAGCTCGTCGTCTTCGGCGTTGGCGTCATCCTGGGCACCGGCATCTTCGTCCTAACGGGTGAAGCAGCCGGCGAGAAGGCCGGGCCCGCGATCGCCCTGTCCTTCGTGTTCTCCGGTATCGCCTGCGCCTTGGCTGCGCTCTGCTACGCGGAGTTCGCCAGCACCGTGCCGGTGGCGGGGTCGGCGTACACGTTCTCCTACGCCAGCCTGGGTGAGCTGACCGCGTGGATCATCGGCTGGGATCTGATTCTGGAACTGGCGTTGGGGGCCAGCACCGTGGCCGTGGGGTGGTCGGGTTACTTCGTCGATCTCGTGTCGGGCGCCGGAATCGAGATCCCGGGCTGGGCCTACGGCGAGGGGCACAATCTGATCGCCGCCGCCGTCGTGCTGATCATCACCGCGGTACTTTGCTTTGGAATCAAGGTCTCCTCGCAGGTGAACGCGGTGTTCGTCGTCATCAAGGTCGCCATCGTCCTGCTGGTCATTATCGCGGGCATGTTCTTCATCAAGATGAGCAACTACTCGCCGTTCATCCCACCGTCGGGTTCGCCGGCCGCCTCGGGCGGTGAGGCCACTCCGTCGCTGCTGCAGGACCTGGGCATGTCACCCGGCGCGTTCGGCATCAGCGGCATCTTCACCGGCGCGGCCCTGGTGTTCTTCGCCTACATCGGCTTCGACATCGTCGCGACCGCGGCGGAGGAGACCAAGAACCCGCAGCGCGACATGCCGATCGGCATCTTCGGCTCGCTGGGCATTTGCACCGTGCTCTACGTCGCGGTGTCGCTGGTGGTGACCGGGATGGTGAAGTACACCGACATCAAGGTCGACGCTCCCCTGGCGGAAGCCTTCCGTTCGGTCGGACACCCCGCCTACGCGACGGTGATCTCGATCGGTGCCATCGTCGGCCTGACGACGGTCATCCTGGTGCTGATGCTGGGCCAGAGTCGGGTGTTCTTCGCGATGAGCCGAGATCGACTGCTGCCTCCGGCCTTCGCGAAGGTCAACCCCCGCTTCGGCACGCCTATCCGCACCACGATCGTGACCGGCGTAGTCGTCGCCTTGGTCTCGACGTTCGTCCCCTTGACCGCACTGGCCGAACTGGTGAACATCGGCACACTGTTCGCCTTCGTCCTGGTGGCCATCGGCGTGCTGGTGCTGCGCCGCACCCGGCCCGATCTGAAGCGGGCCTTCCGCTGCCCCTGGGTTCCGGTGGTGCCCGTGCTCGCGGTGCTCGCGGCGGTGTACCTGATGCTGAACCTGCCCGCCGCCACCTGGCTTCGGTTCTTGATGTGGATGGCTCTGGGCGTCGTGGTCTACTTCGTCCATGGCCGCCGCAGCAGCCGGCTCGCGACCGACCCGGAGTACGCCCGCAGCTCCGCGGCCGACGGTGACAACCAGCCTGCGCGTTCAGCCGATCATTCGTAG
- a CDS encoding S53 family peptidase, with protein MPSPTVTSPPARRISVWPWLLPVILVGVLALASDLRTTPSAGTPNLIDGPFASLLAASTDLGPARGDHVQLTAMLNDHRRPDELIGWADRHGLSVQWRASDGWAVVEGAPDHVADAFRVEVHDYRGQRGQEFYASPQQPEVPPPLRDEVDQLGRILSYTPHHESRPDILPLDVPDRGLTPTALLNTYNAAGLARTGFTGKGTTIVIFAFNGFGQSDLDTFAELNGLPKFTPTVVGDELPEPYGETTMDLEVAHAIAPDARKVVVNARPTVEGDGAFQKIGQMMEDTDRRFPGAIWSLSIGWGCDKLLTAADLAPVRSALATAHTHGTTAFNASGDLAGLECKGGDDWDSPPGPADVGLDSIASLPEMTSVGGTTLSTDSQGKWLAEQAWFDVPLSQGTGGGVSTLFELPPWQDVAVEQVPAERNTGNRLTPDISAVADPFTGVKIVLNGDNVVGGGTSQSAPIWAGLAAVMTQFLTANGGGPIGDINPLLYRIAEGAPLPAFRDVTLGGNAVDTAGPGYDLVSGLGTPDVDNLARNLLTFQRIAQ; from the coding sequence ATGCCGTCACCCACTGTGACATCACCACCGGCCAGGCGCATCAGCGTCTGGCCGTGGTTGTTGCCGGTCATCCTGGTCGGTGTTCTGGCGCTCGCCTCGGATCTGCGGACCACACCGAGCGCCGGAACGCCCAACCTCATCGATGGTCCCTTCGCCTCGTTGTTGGCCGCCTCGACCGATCTCGGTCCGGCGCGCGGCGATCACGTCCAGTTGACCGCCATGCTGAACGACCACCGTCGCCCAGATGAGTTGATCGGCTGGGCGGATCGGCACGGTCTGTCCGTGCAATGGCGGGCCAGCGACGGCTGGGCCGTGGTCGAGGGCGCGCCCGACCACGTGGCGGACGCCTTCCGCGTCGAGGTTCACGACTACCGCGGCCAGCGCGGTCAGGAGTTCTACGCCTCACCGCAGCAGCCGGAGGTGCCCCCGCCACTGCGTGACGAGGTCGATCAACTGGGCCGAATCCTCAGTTACACACCGCATCACGAATCGCGCCCGGACATCCTGCCGTTGGACGTGCCCGATCGTGGGCTGACCCCCACCGCGCTCCTCAACACCTACAACGCAGCGGGCTTGGCGCGCACCGGTTTCACCGGCAAGGGCACCACGATCGTCATCTTCGCCTTCAACGGTTTCGGCCAATCCGATCTCGACACGTTCGCCGAGCTGAACGGGCTTCCCAAGTTCACTCCGACCGTCGTCGGCGACGAGCTGCCCGAACCCTATGGCGAGACCACGATGGATCTCGAAGTCGCCCATGCGATTGCACCCGATGCCAGGAAGGTCGTCGTCAACGCCCGTCCGACCGTCGAGGGCGACGGCGCCTTCCAGAAGATCGGCCAGATGATGGAGGACACCGATCGGCGGTTCCCCGGCGCGATCTGGAGCCTGTCGATCGGCTGGGGTTGCGACAAGCTGCTCACCGCAGCGGATTTGGCCCCGGTTCGCTCTGCGCTCGCGACCGCCCACACCCATGGCACCACGGCCTTCAACGCCAGCGGTGATCTCGCCGGGCTGGAGTGCAAGGGTGGTGACGACTGGGACTCCCCACCTGGGCCGGCCGACGTGGGGCTGGATTCCATTGCCTCCCTTCCCGAGATGACCAGTGTCGGTGGCACCACCCTGTCCACCGATTCCCAGGGCAAGTGGTTGGCCGAGCAGGCCTGGTTCGACGTCCCGCTCTCGCAGGGCACCGGCGGCGGGGTGTCGACACTGTTCGAACTGCCGCCATGGCAGGACGTGGCGGTCGAACAGGTTCCCGCTGAACGCAATACGGGCAATAGACTGACCCCCGACATCTCCGCCGTCGCCGACCCGTTCACCGGGGTGAAGATAGTGCTCAACGGCGACAACGTGGTTGGTGGCGGGACCTCGCAATCGGCGCCCATCTGGGCGGGCCTGGCCGCAGTGATGACACAGTTCCTGACCGCCAACGGTGGCGGTCCGATCGGCGACATCAACCCCCTGCTGTACCGCATCGCGGAGGGCGCACCGCTTCCCGCGTTCCGCGACGTCACCCTCGGCGGGAACGCCGTCGACACCGCGGGACCGGGTTATGACCTGGTCAGCGGTCTAGGCACACCGGACGTCGACAACCTCGCCCGCAACCTGCTTACCTTCCAGAGGATCGCGCAATGA
- a CDS encoding nucleoside hydrolase: MALAYLLGSADADIVGIASTAGNVPVDQVCVNNLGLLALCGVSDIPVSRGAERPLATPLRTAEDTHGPEGLGYARLPDGVGRLTEYDAATAWVRAARDHPGELVGLVTGPLTNLALAMRIEPSLPRLLRRLVIMGGAFDYRGNTTPVAEWDISVDPEAGSEVFTVWSAAWGLDVPTHIPIVLGLNLTEHIAMTPAILSRLSAAAGSATTPMSVLDDRGTRSAASNPLIRVLEDAMRFYFEFHFDQGEGYLAHLHDPLAAAVALDPELVAYRRATIDVELTGTLTRGMTVADWRGHWGRHANALIGIEVDAEAFFNRFISRVGPFAASLG, from the coding sequence ATGGCACTGGCCTATCTGCTGGGTAGCGCCGACGCCGATATCGTCGGCATCGCGTCCACGGCGGGCAACGTCCCCGTCGACCAGGTCTGCGTCAACAACCTCGGGTTACTCGCCCTTTGTGGAGTGAGCGACATCCCGGTGTCGCGGGGTGCGGAGCGGCCGTTGGCGACACCCTTGCGCACTGCGGAGGACACCCACGGCCCGGAAGGCCTCGGCTACGCGCGGCTGCCCGACGGGGTCGGACGTCTCACTGAGTACGACGCGGCGACGGCCTGGGTTCGGGCGGCACGGGATCATCCCGGCGAACTGGTCGGCCTGGTCACCGGACCGCTGACCAACCTGGCGCTGGCCATGCGCATCGAACCGAGCCTGCCGAGGCTCTTGCGACGGCTGGTCATCATGGGCGGCGCCTTCGACTACCGCGGCAACACCACCCCCGTCGCGGAATGGGACATCAGCGTCGATCCCGAGGCGGGCTCGGAGGTCTTCACCGTGTGGAGCGCGGCGTGGGGACTCGACGTACCGACGCACATTCCAATCGTGTTGGGGCTCAACCTGACCGAGCACATCGCCATGACTCCCGCCATCCTCAGCCGACTGTCGGCAGCCGCCGGGTCGGCCACCACCCCGATGAGCGTTCTCGATGACCGCGGTACGAGATCGGCGGCGTCCAATCCGCTGATCCGCGTGCTCGAGGATGCGATGCGCTTCTACTTCGAGTTCCACTTCGACCAAGGCGAGGGCTATCTCGCCCATCTGCACGATCCGCTCGCCGCCGCCGTGGCCCTTGACCCGGAACTGGTCGCATATCGACGGGCGACGATCGACGTCGAGCTGACCGGCACCCTCACCCGCGGAATGACGGTGGCCGACTGGCGGGGCCACTGGGGCCGACATGCCAACGCACTCATCGGCATCGAGGTCGACGCCGAGGCGTTCTTCAACCGGTTCATCTCGCGAGTGGGTCCCTTCGCCGCCTCGCTCGGCTGA
- a CDS encoding zinc ribbon domain-containing protein, whose product MTTPPETDGPTPGMVECRVCQTEVPEGEFCGLCGIPLKDHGTSGPWWLRLKAYSASPGEHLLRPNIVSSLFPHLSPSSRMPFLLGLGVILVALIAATLFRLPAALITVAALGLPLLFLIYLQESDVYDDVPTGTLVAAAGLGIGLGVGWVLLTGAVVAQAYDVGLGAGIAGSRILRDGLGIPIAGMLLMLTPAVVVRLFRSGQRESLDGFAIGALGALMFTAAAQMTRLAPQFAGGMIAKSRPMSGLLVEAGIRGIAVPLTATAVGGLIGTALWFTRPANKKEQHRNYVRLALTVFALVVMTMYALLGLIDVARFPQLLQLTIHLAVAAVAVLALRVGLHLALLYEAHDEILSDEPLLCPHCNHVVPDMAFCAACGAATRASSRSSRSARRETRPVRVDTGPEPGTDAP is encoded by the coding sequence ATGACTACCCCACCGGAAACGGACGGCCCGACACCGGGAATGGTCGAGTGCCGGGTCTGTCAGACGGAAGTGCCGGAAGGTGAATTCTGCGGCCTCTGCGGCATCCCCCTCAAGGACCACGGCACGTCGGGCCCGTGGTGGCTGCGTCTCAAGGCGTACAGCGCATCACCCGGTGAACACCTGCTGAGACCGAACATCGTCAGCTCGCTCTTCCCTCATCTGTCACCGAGTTCACGCATGCCGTTCCTGCTCGGCCTCGGCGTGATCCTCGTCGCCCTGATCGCCGCCACCTTGTTCCGCCTGCCCGCGGCACTGATCACCGTCGCCGCCCTTGGCCTGCCCCTGCTGTTCCTCATCTATCTGCAGGAGTCCGACGTCTACGACGACGTTCCCACCGGCACGCTGGTGGCGGCGGCCGGACTCGGCATCGGCCTAGGTGTCGGATGGGTGCTCCTGACCGGGGCGGTGGTGGCCCAGGCCTATGACGTAGGGCTGGGCGCGGGCATCGCCGGATCACGAATACTTCGCGACGGCTTGGGCATTCCCATCGCCGGCATGCTGTTGATGCTCACCCCCGCGGTGGTCGTGCGGTTGTTCCGGTCGGGGCAGCGAGAATCCCTGGACGGCTTCGCCATCGGAGCGCTCGGTGCGTTGATGTTCACGGCGGCAGCGCAAATGACACGGCTGGCTCCGCAGTTCGCCGGCGGCATGATCGCCAAGTCCAGACCGATGAGCGGCCTGCTGGTCGAGGCGGGTATCCGCGGCATCGCGGTGCCGCTGACGGCGACCGCGGTGGGTGGCCTCATCGGCACGGCATTGTGGTTCACCAGACCGGCGAACAAGAAGGAACAGCACCGCAATTACGTGCGCCTCGCCCTCACGGTCTTCGCGCTGGTCGTCATGACGATGTACGCGCTGCTGGGATTGATCGACGTGGCGCGGTTCCCACAGCTGCTGCAGTTGACGATCCATCTCGCCGTGGCCGCCGTCGCCGTGCTCGCCCTGCGCGTCGGTCTGCACCTCGCACTGCTGTACGAGGCGCACGACGAGATCCTCTCCGATGAGCCGCTGCTGTGCCCGCACTGCAATCACGTCGTGCCGGACATGGCGTTCTGCGCCGCCTGCGGGGCGGCCACCCGGGCGTCGTCACGGTCGTCGCGCAGTGCTCGGCGGGAAACCCGGCCGGTGCGCGTCGACACGGGGCCCGAGCCGGGGACGGACGCG
- a CDS encoding DNA polymerase Y family protein, translated as MPGRVLAIWCMDWPAVAAAAAAGLPATDPVAVTLANRVVACSASARSAGVRRGLRRREAQARCPQIHVAAADPGRDARHFEGVTAAVDEVVPRAEVLRPGLLVLSVRGAARYFGSEQAASERLVDAVAAAGAECQVGIADQLSTAVFAARAGCIVDPGADASFLAGLSIRQLATEPSLAAPGRDDLADLLWRMGIRSIGQFAALSRTDVASRFGADAITAHRFARGEPTRGPSGLDAPQDLDAVMDCDPPVDRVDAAAFAGRSLAGELHRSLEAAGVGCTRLAIHAITANGEEMQRVWRCAEPLTEDATADRVRWQLDGWLNQRRPGRPAGLSGPITTLRLHPVEVVSASALQLPLWGSSGDDDRLRARRALVRVQGLLGPDSVRVPVLSGGRGPAERITLTPLGDEPVPRADPGQPWPGQLPEPAPTVLLDDPVELLDSDGNPVRVTGRGMFSADPVRLTGDGRSGRLRWWAGPWPVDERWWDPGTSGKGSGRTARVQVLIEVPGGRGDVTDRAMLLCYRQRQWFLEGVYE; from the coding sequence ATGCCCGGCCGGGTGCTGGCCATTTGGTGCATGGACTGGCCCGCGGTGGCGGCGGCGGCCGCGGCGGGTCTGCCTGCGACCGACCCGGTAGCGGTCACCCTGGCCAATCGCGTCGTCGCGTGTTCGGCGTCGGCGCGCTCGGCCGGAGTGCGAAGAGGGTTGCGCCGCAGGGAGGCTCAGGCTCGCTGTCCTCAGATCCACGTCGCCGCCGCAGATCCCGGCCGCGATGCCCGTCACTTCGAAGGCGTGACGGCGGCGGTGGACGAGGTCGTTCCGCGGGCGGAGGTGCTGCGGCCGGGCCTGCTGGTGTTGTCAGTGCGTGGGGCGGCGCGCTACTTCGGGTCGGAGCAGGCCGCCTCGGAGCGGCTCGTCGATGCGGTCGCCGCGGCCGGAGCGGAGTGCCAGGTCGGCATCGCCGATCAGTTGTCCACCGCAGTGTTCGCCGCCCGTGCCGGCTGCATCGTCGATCCCGGTGCGGATGCGTCCTTCCTGGCCGGCCTGTCGATCCGGCAACTCGCCACCGAACCGAGCCTGGCGGCACCCGGTCGCGATGACTTGGCTGATCTGTTGTGGCGCATGGGAATTCGCAGCATAGGTCAGTTCGCGGCACTATCGCGCACCGACGTGGCGTCCCGCTTCGGCGCCGACGCGATCACCGCTCACCGGTTCGCTCGCGGGGAGCCCACGCGCGGACCGTCGGGACTAGATGCGCCCCAGGACCTCGATGCCGTCATGGACTGCGATCCGCCGGTGGATCGAGTGGATGCCGCTGCGTTCGCCGGGCGGTCGCTGGCCGGTGAGCTGCATCGCAGCCTGGAGGCGGCGGGGGTCGGCTGCACCCGGTTGGCGATCCATGCGATCACGGCCAACGGTGAGGAGATGCAACGGGTCTGGCGGTGTGCCGAACCGTTGACCGAGGACGCCACGGCCGACCGGGTGCGCTGGCAGCTCGACGGGTGGCTGAACCAGCGTCGTCCGGGCCGGCCCGCCGGACTCAGTGGCCCGATCACCACCTTGCGCCTGCATCCGGTGGAGGTGGTCTCGGCGTCGGCGTTGCAGCTGCCGCTCTGGGGTTCCTCCGGTGATGACGACCGACTGCGAGCCCGTCGGGCCCTGGTGCGGGTTCAGGGACTGCTTGGGCCGGACTCGGTTCGGGTGCCGGTGCTCAGCGGCGGCCGTGGGCCCGCCGAACGCATCACCCTCACACCGTTGGGTGACGAACCGGTGCCACGGGCCGACCCCGGTCAGCCGTGGCCCGGGCAGCTCCCCGAACCGGCACCGACCGTGCTGCTCGACGATCCGGTCGAACTGCTCGACTCCGATGGCAACCCCGTGCGGGTGACGGGCCGGGGGATGTTCTCCGCCGACCCGGTGCGTCTCACCGGAGACGGTAGGTCGGGCAGGTTGAGATGGTGGGCCGGGCCGTGGCCCGTCGACGAGAGGTGGTGGGACCCTGGGACATCGGGTAAGGGGTCGGGGCGAACGGCGCGGGTGCAGGTGCTGATCGAGGTGCCGGGTGGTCGAGGTGACGTCACCGATCGGGCGATGCTGCTGTGCTATCGGCAGCGGCAGTGGTTCCTCGAGGGGGTCTACGAATGA